Proteins encoded by one window of Enterococcus faecalis:
- the phoU gene encoding phosphate signaling complex protein PhoU: MLRTQFEEELLNLHNQFYEMGMMVSSAVHKSVKAYINHDKKLAQEVIDRDIEINDMEVKLEKKSFEMIALQQPVTTDLRMIITVMKASSDLERMADHAVSIAKSTIRLKGETRIPEIEKEISDMSDYVKKMVDNVLIAYVKTDQKDARMIAQMDDRTNEYFDSIYKHAVEAMKANPETVISGTDYLHVAQYLERIGDYVTNICEWIVYLATGKITELNSNRDEQF; the protein is encoded by the coding sequence ATGTTACGGACACAATTTGAAGAAGAACTATTGAATCTGCACAATCAATTTTATGAAATGGGTATGATGGTTAGTAGTGCCGTCCATAAATCCGTGAAGGCATATATTAATCATGATAAAAAATTGGCTCAAGAAGTGATTGATCGCGATATTGAAATTAATGATATGGAAGTCAAACTTGAGAAAAAGAGTTTTGAAATGATTGCGTTACAACAACCAGTGACAACAGACTTACGTATGATTATTACTGTTATGAAAGCTAGTTCGGATTTAGAAAGAATGGCGGACCATGCCGTTTCAATTGCTAAATCAACGATTCGCTTAAAAGGAGAAACACGTATTCCTGAAATTGAAAAAGAAATTTCAGATATGTCTGATTATGTGAAAAAAATGGTGGATAATGTTTTAATCGCCTATGTTAAAACGGATCAAAAAGATGCACGAATGATTGCACAAATGGATGATCGTACTAATGAATATTTCGATAGTATTTACAAACATGCCGTAGAAGCAATGAAAGCTAATCCAGAAACGGTCATTAGCGGAACTGATTATCTACATGTGGCACAATACTTGGAAAGAATTGGCGACTATGTCACAAATATTTGTGAGTGGATTGTTTACTTGGCAACTGGTAAAATTACCGAATTGAATAGTAATCGTGACGAACAATTTTAA
- the pstB gene encoding phosphate ABC transporter ATP-binding protein PstB, which yields MGKEIISSKDLHLYYGKKEALKGIDLTFNQGELTAMIGPSGCGKSTYLRCLNRMNDLIPDVTITGSVVYKGKDIYGPKTDNVELRKEIGMVFQQPNPFPFSVYENVIYGLRLKGVKDKQVLDEAVETSLKAAAVWEDVKDKLHKSALSLSGGQQQRVCIARVLAVEPDIILLDEPTSALDPVSSGKIENMLLTLKEKYTMIMVTHNMSQASRISDKTAFFLQGDLIEFNDTKKVFLNPKEKQTEDYISGKFG from the coding sequence ATGGGCAAAGAAATTATTTCATCAAAAGATTTACATTTATATTACGGGAAAAAAGAAGCATTGAAAGGTATTGATTTAACTTTTAATCAAGGAGAATTAACTGCCATGATTGGTCCTTCTGGTTGCGGGAAGTCAACGTATTTACGTTGCTTGAATCGTATGAATGATTTAATCCCAGACGTAACTATTACTGGAAGTGTCGTCTATAAAGGAAAAGATATTTATGGACCGAAAACAGATAACGTTGAATTACGTAAAGAAATTGGCATGGTTTTCCAACAACCTAATCCATTTCCGTTTTCAGTTTATGAAAATGTGATTTATGGCTTGCGCCTAAAAGGAGTCAAAGACAAGCAAGTCTTAGATGAAGCAGTTGAAACCAGTTTGAAAGCTGCTGCCGTTTGGGAGGATGTCAAAGATAAACTTCACAAAAGTGCACTTTCACTTTCTGGTGGACAACAACAGCGGGTTTGTATCGCTCGTGTTTTAGCTGTGGAACCGGATATTATTTTATTAGATGAACCAACTAGCGCCTTGGACCCAGTTTCTAGTGGTAAAATTGAAAACATGCTGTTAACATTAAAAGAGAAATATACCATGATTATGGTGACACATAATATGTCACAAGCATCACGGATCTCTGATAAAACGGCCTTCTTTTTACAAGGTGATTTAATTGAATTTAATGACACGAAAAAAGTATTTTTAAATCCAAAAGAAAAACAAACAGAAGATTACATTTCTGGTAAATTTGGTTAA
- the pstB gene encoding phosphate ABC transporter ATP-binding protein PstB has protein sequence MKEYNLNDTHLLQLDSQKDPIALHTEDLHVFYGDNEAIKGVDLQFEKNKITALIGPSGCGKSTYLRSLNRMNDGIANSRVTGKIMYKDVDVNTKEVDVYEMRKRIGMVFQRPNPFSKSIYENITFALKQHGEKDKKKLDEIVETSLKQAALWDQVKDNLNKSALALSGGQQQRLCIARAIAMKPDILLLDEPASALDPISTGTVEETLVNLKDDYTIIIVTHNMQQAARISDYTAFFYMGKVIEYDHTRKIFTRPKIQATEDYVSGHFG, from the coding sequence ATGAAAGAATACAATTTAAATGATACCCATTTACTTCAACTAGATAGCCAAAAAGACCCGATTGCGTTACACACGGAAGACTTACATGTCTTTTACGGGGACAATGAGGCTATCAAAGGTGTTGATTTGCAATTTGAAAAGAACAAAATAACCGCCTTAATTGGACCTTCTGGTTGCGGTAAATCCACGTATTTACGTTCGCTAAATCGTATGAACGATGGCATTGCCAATTCACGTGTTACTGGAAAAATCATGTATAAAGATGTCGATGTCAATACGAAAGAAGTTGACGTCTACGAAATGAGAAAACGCATTGGCATGGTTTTTCAGCGGCCCAATCCATTTAGTAAATCTATCTATGAAAATATCACATTCGCATTGAAACAGCATGGTGAAAAGGATAAGAAAAAATTAGATGAAATCGTTGAAACAAGTTTGAAGCAAGCCGCACTTTGGGATCAAGTGAAAGATAACTTAAATAAAAGCGCCTTAGCTCTGTCTGGTGGGCAACAACAACGTTTGTGTATCGCTCGGGCAATTGCGATGAAACCAGATATTTTATTGTTAGATGAACCGGCAAGCGCGTTAGATCCGATTTCAACAGGAACGGTTGAAGAAACGTTAGTGAATTTAAAAGATGATTACACGATCATCATTGTGACACATAACATGCAACAAGCGGCGCGGATTAGTGACTATACAGCTTTCTTCTATATGGGTAAAGTCATTGAATACGACCATACAAGAAAAATCTTTACACGACCAAAAATTCAAGCAACGGAAGACTACGTTTCAGGACATTTTGGTTAG
- the pstA gene encoding phosphate ABC transporter permease PstA, translating to MNAKKADKIATGILYAVSGVIVLILAALLIYILARGIPHISWEFLTQPSRAYQVGGGIGIQLFNSLYLLLITMIISIPISLGAGIYLSEYAKKNWLTDLIRTSIEILSSLPSVVVGLFGFLIFVVQIGYGFSILSGALALTFFNLPLLTRNVEESLKAIHYTQREAGLALGLSRWETVKKVILPEALPGILTGVILSSGRIFGEAAALIYTAGQSAPALDFSNWNPLSVSSPISIFRQAETLAVHIWKINTEGTMPDGAAVSAGASAVLILVVLLFNFGARFIGNRLYKRMTSA from the coding sequence ATGAATGCAAAAAAAGCAGATAAAATCGCAACAGGTATCTTATATGCCGTATCTGGCGTCATTGTTTTAATTTTGGCGGCCTTACTGATTTACATTTTAGCTAGAGGAATTCCACATATTTCGTGGGAATTTTTAACACAACCATCCAGAGCCTATCAAGTTGGTGGTGGGATTGGTATTCAGCTTTTTAACTCACTATATTTACTATTGATTACAATGATTATTAGTATTCCAATTTCATTGGGTGCTGGAATTTACTTATCGGAATATGCGAAAAAGAATTGGTTAACTGATTTAATTCGTACCTCGATTGAAATTTTAAGTTCATTGCCTTCCGTTGTTGTCGGGCTGTTCGGCTTCTTGATTTTCGTTGTACAAATCGGATATGGCTTTTCAATCTTATCAGGTGCGTTAGCATTAACATTTTTTAACTTACCATTATTGACTAGAAATGTTGAGGAATCTTTGAAAGCCATTCATTATACACAGCGTGAAGCGGGGTTAGCCTTAGGTCTTTCACGTTGGGAAACAGTTAAAAAAGTTATTTTGCCAGAAGCATTACCAGGAATTTTGACAGGTGTTATTTTGAGTTCTGGTCGGATTTTCGGTGAAGCCGCTGCGTTAATTTATACAGCAGGACAAAGCGCACCTGCCTTAGATTTCAGTAATTGGAATCCATTGAGCGTTTCAAGTCCAATTAGCATTTTCCGTCAAGCGGAAACGTTGGCTGTGCATATTTGGAAAATTAATACCGAAGGAACGATGCCAGATGGCGCTGCGGTCTCAGCAGGTGCCTCCGCTGTGTTAATTTTAGTAGTTTTACTTTTCAATTTCGGCGCTCGTTTTATCGGCAACCGTCTTTATAAGAGAATGACATCAGCTTAA
- the pstC gene encoding phosphate ABC transporter permease subunit PstC translates to MEDVQKKLLTKSKRAKMEQRGKFISFLCIALIVAVVVSIFYFVASKGLATFFKDKINVFDFLFGTNWNPSDIGADGKPMVGALPMIAGSFIVTFLSAIVATPFAIGAAVFMTEISPKKGAKFLQPVIELLVGIPSVVYGFIGLSVIVPFVRSIFGGTGFGILAGTFVLFVMILPTVTTMTVDALKAVPRHYREASLALGATRWQTIYKVVLRAAVPGILTAVVFGMARAFGEALAIQMVIGNAAVMPTSLTTPASTLTSILTMGIGNTIMGTVENNVLWSLALILLLMSLLFNIVIRIIGKRGALK, encoded by the coding sequence TTGGAAGATGTACAGAAAAAATTATTAACAAAATCGAAAAGAGCCAAGATGGAGCAACGAGGGAAATTTATTAGTTTCCTATGTATTGCCTTAATTGTAGCAGTGGTTGTTTCAATTTTCTATTTTGTTGCAAGTAAAGGACTTGCTACATTCTTTAAAGATAAGATTAATGTGTTTGATTTCTTATTTGGAACAAACTGGAACCCAAGTGATATCGGCGCAGACGGTAAACCCATGGTTGGGGCTTTACCGATGATTGCGGGTTCCTTTATTGTAACGTTTTTGTCAGCGATTGTTGCGACACCATTTGCGATTGGAGCGGCTGTTTTTATGACAGAAATTTCACCTAAAAAAGGAGCAAAATTTTTACAACCAGTTATTGAATTACTTGTAGGGATTCCCTCTGTTGTTTATGGATTTATTGGTTTATCTGTCATTGTTCCTTTTGTCCGTTCAATCTTTGGCGGAACTGGCTTCGGTATTTTAGCTGGTACGTTTGTGCTATTTGTCATGATTTTACCAACGGTTACTACGATGACCGTAGATGCATTAAAAGCTGTACCTCGACATTATCGTGAAGCGTCGTTGGCGCTTGGTGCTACGCGTTGGCAAACGATTTATAAAGTTGTCTTGCGGGCAGCTGTGCCTGGTATTTTAACTGCGGTTGTCTTTGGTATGGCTCGTGCGTTTGGTGAAGCCTTAGCAATCCAAATGGTAATCGGAAATGCAGCTGTGATGCCAACTAGTTTGACAACACCAGCTTCGACACTAACAAGTATTTTGACAATGGGGATTGGGAATACAATTATGGGAACAGTTGAAAACAACGTTCTTTGGTCTTTAGCCTTGATTCTATTGTTGATGTCTTTACTATTCAACATTGTTATCCGAATTATCGGTAAGAGAGGAGCCTTAAAATAA
- a CDS encoding phosphate ABC transporter substrate-binding protein PstS, with product MKKRLLLFIGLASILTLTGCAKWIDRGESITAVGSSALQPLVETASEEYQSQNPGRFINVQGGGSGTGLSQVQSGAVDIGNSDLFAEEKKGIKAEDLIDHKVAVVGITPIVNKNVGVKDISMENLKKIFLGEVTNWKELGGKDQKIVILNRAAGSGTRATFEKWVLGDKTAIRAQEQDSSGMVRSIVSDTPGAISYTAFSYVTDEVATLSIDGVQPTDENVMNNKWIIWSYEHMYTRKNPSDLTKEFLDFMLSDDIQERVIGQLGYIPVSKMEIERDWQGNVIK from the coding sequence ATGAAAAAAAGATTGCTATTATTTATTGGTTTGGCAAGTATACTTACTTTGACAGGATGTGCAAAATGGATTGATCGTGGTGAATCCATCACAGCGGTAGGCTCATCAGCTTTACAACCATTAGTAGAGACAGCGAGTGAGGAATATCAAAGCCAAAATCCGGGAAGATTTATTAATGTCCAAGGTGGCGGAAGCGGAACAGGTTTGAGTCAAGTCCAATCTGGCGCGGTAGACATTGGTAATTCTGATTTATTTGCAGAAGAGAAAAAGGGCATCAAAGCGGAAGACTTAATTGATCATAAAGTTGCTGTCGTTGGGATTACACCAATCGTTAACAAAAATGTCGGTGTCAAAGATATCTCAATGGAAAATTTAAAGAAAATCTTTTTAGGTGAAGTAACAAACTGGAAAGAACTTGGCGGAAAAGACCAAAAAATTGTTATTTTGAACAGAGCGGCCGGTAGTGGTACGCGCGCTACTTTTGAAAAATGGGTCTTGGGAGATAAAACAGCCATTCGTGCGCAAGAACAAGATTCCAGCGGCATGGTTCGTTCCATTGTTTCTGATACACCAGGAGCGATTAGTTATACCGCATTTTCATATGTTACTGATGAAGTAGCTACGTTAAGTATTGATGGTGTTCAGCCAACAGATGAAAATGTAATGAACAATAAATGGATTATTTGGTCTTATGAACACATGTACACTCGTAAAAATCCAAGTGATTTAACCAAAGAGTTTTTAGACTTTATGTTGTCAGATGATATCCAAGAACGTGTGATTGGTCAATTAGGGTATATTCCTGTTTCGAAAATGGAAATTGAACGGGATTGGCAAGGAAATGTCATTAAATAA
- the ftsX gene encoding permease-like cell division protein FtsX: protein MIRTFFSHLFESIKSLKRNGWMTVASASAVTITLVLVGIFMGVIFNATKLADDIEKNVTVSVFVDIGTKQNEMKTLEKQLKGLDNVEDISYSNKDQQLKKIQEQMGDAWNLFEGDSNPLYDVYYVRAKTPEDTKDIAKQAAKFPSVFKADYGGVNSDKIFKIAQTVRTWGLAAAALLLFVAVFLISNTIRITILSRQKEIQIMRLVGAKNSFIRWPFFLEGAWIGLIGAIVPVIIMTLGYHQVYNMFNPQLLRSNYSLIRPEDFIWKVNLLMIATGMIIGSLGSVISMRRFLKI from the coding sequence ATGATTAGAACATTCTTTTCTCATTTATTTGAAAGTATCAAAAGTTTAAAACGGAACGGTTGGATGACTGTTGCCTCAGCAAGTGCGGTTACAATTACATTAGTTTTAGTTGGTATTTTTATGGGCGTTATTTTTAATGCAACGAAACTTGCTGATGATATCGAAAAAAACGTGACAGTGTCTGTCTTTGTCGATATTGGTACAAAACAAAATGAAATGAAAACATTAGAAAAACAACTTAAAGGATTAGACAATGTTGAAGATATTTCTTATTCAAACAAAGATCAACAATTGAAAAAAATCCAAGAACAAATGGGGGATGCCTGGAATCTTTTCGAAGGCGACAGTAACCCATTATACGACGTGTATTATGTCCGTGCAAAAACACCAGAAGACACGAAAGATATTGCGAAACAAGCAGCTAAATTCCCAAGTGTTTTTAAAGCCGATTACGGTGGTGTAAACTCAGACAAAATCTTTAAAATCGCTCAAACCGTTCGAACTTGGGGCTTAGCAGCTGCTGCATTACTTTTATTCGTTGCAGTGTTCTTAATTTCCAACACTATTCGGATTACGATTTTATCTCGTCAAAAAGAAATCCAAATTATGCGTCTTGTAGGAGCCAAAAACAGTTTCATTCGTTGGCCGTTCTTCTTAGAAGGTGCTTGGATTGGGTTGATTGGCGCAATCGTGCCAGTCATTATTATGACGTTAGGCTACCATCAAGTTTATAACATGTTCAACCCGCAGTTATTGCGTTCGAATTATTCATTAATTCGTCCAGAAGATTTTATCTGGAAAGTCAATCTATTAATGATTGCAACAGGAATGATTATTGGATCACTAGGTTCAGTTATTTCAATGCGTCGTTTCTTGAAAATTTAA
- the ftsE gene encoding cell division ATP-binding protein FtsE encodes MIEMKDVMKKYSNGTTAIRNISVEIDQGEFVYVVGPSGAGKSTFIRLMYREEKATKGNLTVAGHDLMKIKNKEVPYLRREIGIVFQDYKLLPKKTVYENVAYAMQVIGRRPREIKKRVMEVLDLVGLKHKVRVFPSELSGGEQQRVSIARAIVNTPKVLIADEPTGNLDPENSWEIMKLLDRINAQGTTVVMATHNSTIVNTIRHRVIAIENGRITRDQVEGEYGYDD; translated from the coding sequence ATGATTGAAATGAAAGATGTAATGAAGAAATATTCGAATGGTACAACAGCGATTCGAAATATTTCAGTAGAGATTGACCAAGGCGAGTTCGTCTATGTGGTTGGTCCCTCAGGTGCAGGGAAATCAACCTTTATTAGATTAATGTATCGTGAAGAAAAAGCAACAAAAGGTAATTTGACAGTTGCAGGTCATGATTTAATGAAAATAAAAAATAAAGAAGTTCCTTATTTACGTCGTGAAATCGGCATCGTTTTCCAAGACTATAAACTATTACCAAAGAAAACTGTGTATGAGAACGTGGCCTATGCGATGCAAGTTATCGGACGACGTCCTCGCGAAATCAAAAAACGCGTGATGGAAGTTTTAGATTTAGTCGGTCTAAAACATAAGGTACGTGTTTTTCCAAGCGAACTTTCTGGTGGGGAACAGCAACGGGTATCCATTGCACGAGCAATCGTAAATACACCGAAAGTTTTAATTGCCGATGAACCAACTGGGAACTTAGATCCAGAGAATTCATGGGAAATCATGAAATTGTTGGACCGGATTAACGCACAAGGAACAACAGTCGTGATGGCAACGCATAATAGTACAATTGTAAATACGATTCGTCACCGTGTTATTGCCATTGAAAATGGTCGCATTACCCGTGACCAAGTGGAAGGAGAATACGGCTACGATGATTAG
- the prfB gene encoding peptide chain release factor 2 (programmed frameshift), producing the protein MENPEIRTLLDEMTQKITSFRRSLDLDQLEEDIAEAENRMGEPGFWDNTETAQKLINETNSLKEKYQQFHQLSEELDELTVMFELQQEEYDAEIQEELEERIHLLQERLTTYELSLLLNEPYDHNNALIELHPGAGGTESQDWGSMLLRMYTRWAESHGFQVETLDYQAGDEAGIKSVTLLIKGYNAYGYLKSEKGVHRLVRISPFDSAKRRHTSFCSVDVMPELDDTIEIAINPDDLKIDTYRASGAGGQHINKTESAVRITHIPTGTVVASQAQRSQLKNREQAMSMLKAKLYQLEMEKKAQEAASLRGEQMEIGWGSQIRSYVFHPYSMVKDHRTNYETGNVQAVMDGDLDGFIDAYLKQRLS; encoded by the exons TTGGAAAACCCAGAAATTCGTACATTATTAGACGAAATGACACAAAAAATTACTAGCTTCAGGAGGTCTCTT GACTTAGACCAGTTAGAAGAAGACATTGCCGAGGCGGAAAATCGGATGGGAGAACCTGGTTTTTGGGACAACACAGAAACGGCTCAAAAGCTAATTAACGAAACCAATAGTTTGAAAGAAAAATATCAACAATTTCATCAGCTCTCTGAGGAACTTGACGAATTAACGGTGATGTTTGAATTACAACAAGAAGAATATGATGCAGAGATTCAAGAAGAATTGGAAGAAAGAATTCATCTCTTGCAAGAACGTTTAACAACGTATGAGCTATCCTTACTACTAAATGAGCCATATGATCATAATAACGCCCTAATTGAATTACACCCTGGTGCCGGTGGTACTGAATCACAAGATTGGGGAAGTATGCTTTTACGAATGTATACACGTTGGGCAGAAAGTCACGGTTTCCAAGTTGAAACGTTGGATTACCAAGCTGGAGATGAAGCAGGGATTAAAAGTGTCACCTTATTAATCAAAGGTTACAATGCTTATGGTTACCTAAAATCTGAAAAAGGTGTCCATCGTCTTGTGCGGATTTCGCCCTTTGATTCCGCTAAACGCCGTCATACTTCGTTTTGTTCAGTTGATGTAATGCCTGAATTAGACGACACAATAGAAATTGCGATCAATCCAGATGACTTAAAAATTGATACCTATCGAGCAAGTGGTGCTGGTGGTCAGCATATTAATAAAACAGAATCGGCTGTTCGAATCACACATATTCCAACAGGTACCGTTGTCGCAAGCCAAGCACAACGTTCTCAATTAAAAAACCGTGAGCAAGCAATGAGTATGTTAAAAGCCAAATTATATCAATTGGAAATGGAAAAGAAAGCCCAAGAAGCAGCAAGTTTACGTGGTGAACAAATGGAAATTGGCTGGGGCTCACAAATCCGTTCTTACGTGTTCCATCCGTATTCAATGGTCAAAGACCATCGGACAAATTACGAAACCGGCAATGTACAAGCTGTGATGGATGGAGACCTTGATGGTTTCATTGATGCCTACTTAAAACAGCGCTTAAGTTAA
- the secA gene encoding preprotein translocase subunit SecA, translating into MANFLKKMIENDKKELRRLEKIADKIDAHASAMEQLSDEQLREKTDEFKARYQKGETLDELLPEAFAVVREAAKRVLGLFPYRVQLMGGIVLHDGNIPEMRTGEGKTLTATMPVYLNALSGEGVHVVTVNEYLATRDSNEMGELYNFLGLSVGLNINSKSSDEKREAYNCDITYSTNNELGFDYLRDNMVVYRSQMVQRPLNYAIVDEVDSILIDEARTPLIISGQAEKSTALYTRADNFVKRLKEDEDYKIDIQSKTIGLTEAGIEKAEQTFGLDNLYDIENTALTHHLDQALRANYIMLLDIDYVVQDNKVLIVDQFTGRIMDGRRYSDGLHQAIEAKEGVEIEDETKTMATITFQNYFRMYKKLAGMTGTAKTEEEEFREIYNIQVIQIPTNRPIIRDDRPDLLYPTLESKFNAVVEDIKERYHKGQPVLVGTVAVETSELLSDKLNAAKIPHEVLNAKNHFKEAEIIMNAGQKGAVTIATNMAGRGTDIKLGLGVLELGGLAVIGTERHESRRIDNQLRGRAGRQGDPGVSQFYLSLEDDLMKRFGSERIKTFLERMNVQEEDAVIQSKMFTRQVESAQKRVEGNNYDTRKNVLQYDDVMREQREVIYAQRQEVIMEENDLSDVLMGMVKRTIGRVVDSHTQLEKEEWNLDGIVDFAASTLVHEDTISKKDLENKSAEEIKDYLVARAQEVFEEKSQQLNGQEQLLEFEKVVILRVVDTKWTDHIDAMDQLRQSVGLRAYGQNNPLVEYQTEGYSMYNNMVGSIEYEVTRLFMKSEIRQNVQREQVAQGQAEHPETEQDAAAQSNTSAKRQPVRVDKKVGRNDLCPCGSGKKFKNCHGRNA; encoded by the coding sequence ATGGCAAATTTTTTGAAAAAAATGATTGAAAACGATAAAAAAGAATTAAGACGATTAGAAAAAATCGCCGATAAAATTGATGCACATGCAAGTGCAATGGAACAACTAAGCGATGAACAATTACGTGAAAAAACAGATGAATTTAAAGCCCGTTATCAAAAAGGGGAAACCTTAGACGAACTATTACCAGAAGCGTTTGCGGTTGTCCGTGAAGCTGCTAAACGAGTACTAGGTTTATTCCCATACCGTGTCCAATTAATGGGTGGGATTGTGCTTCATGACGGGAACATTCCTGAAATGAGAACAGGTGAAGGGAAAACCTTGACTGCCACAATGCCTGTATACTTGAATGCACTATCTGGCGAAGGAGTACACGTTGTTACAGTTAATGAATACTTAGCAACCCGTGACTCTAACGAAATGGGAGAATTATATAATTTCTTAGGCTTAAGCGTTGGTTTAAACATTAACTCTAAATCTTCTGATGAAAAACGTGAAGCGTATAACTGTGATATCACTTATAGTACAAATAACGAATTAGGATTTGACTATTTGCGTGATAACATGGTTGTTTATCGCAGCCAAATGGTTCAACGTCCATTAAACTATGCAATTGTCGATGAAGTGGATTCAATCTTAATTGATGAAGCAAGAACCCCATTAATTATTTCTGGACAAGCTGAAAAATCGACAGCACTCTATACGCGTGCCGATAATTTTGTCAAACGCTTAAAAGAAGACGAAGATTACAAAATTGATATTCAGTCTAAAACAATTGGTTTAACAGAAGCAGGGATTGAAAAAGCTGAACAAACTTTCGGATTGGATAACCTGTACGATATTGAAAATACAGCATTAACGCACCATTTAGATCAAGCGTTACGGGCAAACTATATCATGTTATTAGACATTGATTACGTGGTTCAAGACAATAAAGTCTTAATTGTTGACCAATTTACTGGTCGTATCATGGATGGTCGTCGTTATTCTGATGGCTTGCATCAAGCGATTGAAGCAAAAGAAGGCGTCGAAATTGAAGATGAAACAAAAACAATGGCGACGATTACGTTCCAAAACTACTTCCGGATGTACAAAAAACTAGCCGGGATGACTGGTACTGCTAAAACAGAAGAAGAAGAATTCCGTGAAATTTACAATATTCAAGTCATTCAAATTCCAACCAATCGTCCAATTATCCGTGACGATCGTCCAGATTTACTTTATCCAACCTTAGAAAGTAAATTTAATGCAGTGGTGGAAGATATTAAAGAACGTTACCACAAAGGACAACCAGTGTTGGTGGGGACTGTTGCGGTAGAAACGTCAGAATTACTTTCTGATAAATTAAACGCAGCTAAAATTCCTCATGAAGTATTAAATGCGAAAAATCACTTTAAAGAAGCCGAAATCATTATGAATGCCGGTCAAAAAGGCGCAGTTACAATTGCAACAAATATGGCTGGTCGTGGAACGGATATTAAACTTGGTTTAGGTGTACTTGAACTAGGTGGTCTAGCGGTTATCGGGACAGAACGTCATGAGTCACGTCGTATTGATAATCAGTTGCGTGGACGTGCAGGACGTCAAGGGGATCCAGGGGTTTCACAATTTTATTTATCTTTAGAAGATGACTTAATGAAACGCTTTGGTTCAGAACGAATTAAAACATTCTTAGAACGAATGAATGTGCAAGAAGAAGATGCAGTTATTCAAAGTAAAATGTTTACTCGCCAAGTAGAGTCTGCTCAAAAACGTGTGGAAGGAAATAACTATGACACACGTAAAAATGTCTTACAATACGATGACGTGATGCGCGAGCAACGTGAAGTTATTTATGCGCAACGACAAGAAGTAATTATGGAAGAAAATGACTTGTCTGATGTATTGATGGGCATGGTAAAACGGACGATTGGCCGAGTGGTGGATAGCCATACACAATTAGAAAAAGAAGAATGGAATTTAGATGGGATTGTCGATTTTGCAGCCTCAACACTTGTCCATGAAGATACGATTTCTAAAAAAGATTTAGAAAATAAATCAGCTGAAGAAATCAAAGACTACTTAGTGGCACGTGCGCAAGAAGTATTTGAAGAAAAATCTCAACAATTGAATGGCCAAGAACAATTGCTAGAATTTGAAAAAGTAGTCATCTTGCGTGTTGTCGATACTAAATGGACAGATCACATTGATGCAATGGATCAATTACGCCAATCTGTCGGCTTACGTGCGTACGGTCAAAACAACCCATTAGTAGAATATCAAACAGAAGGTTATTCTATGTATAACAATATGGTGGGTTCAATCGAATATGAAGTAACACGTTTATTCATGAAATCGGAAATTCGCCAAAATGTCCAACGTGAGCAAGTAGCTCAAGGACAAGCGGAACATCCAGAAACAGAACAAGATGCAGCTGCACAAAGCAACACAAGTGCGAAGCGTCAACCTGTGCGTGTAGATAAAAAAGTGGGCCGTAATGATTTATGCCCATGCGGAAGTGGCAAAAAATTCAAAAATTGTCATGGAAGAAACGCTTAA